CGCCGAGTGCACGCCGGCCGTCACGCCCTCCGTGAACTCCGCAATCGGCTTGGGGTGCGCGGGATCCTCGAGGGAAGCAATGACAATGCCGTTCTTGCGGTCGGCCGCGCCCTCGCGGGTGAAGACCAGGACCCTGCCATCCGGCGTGGTCATAAGGTCATTGACGCGCCGGGTATTGGCGACCACGGAGTCCGTGACCACCGGGCGCGCCGGGTCGCTGATGTCGATGGCGTAGAAGCGGTCGCCGCCACTGCCCGTGCCCAGGTAGGCATATGTGCCGCCCGGGTGCACCCACACCTCCTCGGTGGTGAAGAGGGTGCGCGGCAGCCGCCCGACCACGGCGAGCGGGCGCCGGACGTTGCGCTGATCGAGCCGCACCGTGGCCACGGCGCTGCGCGCGCCGAAGCTGGCGGTCACCAGGTACTCGCCCGGCTGGTAGCCGACGAAGGCGCCGTCCGCGTCCAGGATGCCGTGGCCAGGCGAGAAGCTCCAGACGGGGGTGAGGCCGGGGATACCCCGGCCCGTGGCGTCGCGCGGCGTGACCCGGAAGCGGATGACGTCGCCCCGCCGGGCCTCTGCGCGCGCGGGCGTGATCTCGACGGAGGCGATCCGGCTGCCCACGACCTCGAGCGCATGCGCAGCCTGGACGCCGGCAGCGGCGGCGGCCACGGTTGCCTTCCCCGGCGCCACGGCGGTCACCAGCCCGTCCTCCGCCACGCGCACCACGCCCGGCGCCGAGCTGCTCCAGGTGATCGTGTCCGCGCGCTCGTCCCCCGCGGCCGAGTAGGAGCGCGCCCGCAGCAGGAATTTCTGGCCCGCCACCAGCCGGGTGATCCGCGGCTCGATCGCGATGCGC
This sequence is a window from Gemmatimonadota bacterium. Protein-coding genes within it:
- a CDS encoding Ig-like domain-containing protein, which translates into the protein RIAIEPRITRLVAGQKFLLRARSYSAAGDERADTITWSSSAPGVVRVAEDGLVTAVAPGKATVAAAAAGVQAAHALEVVGSRIASVEITPARAEARRGDVIRFRVTPRDATGRGIPGLTPVWSFSPGHGILDADGAFVGYQPGEYLVTASFGARSAVATVRLDQRNVRRPLAVVGRLPRTLFTTEEVWVHPGGTYAYLGTGSGGDRFYAIDISDPARPVVTDSVVANTRRVNDLMTTPDGRVLVFTREGAADRKNGIVIASLEDPAHPKPIAEFTEGVTAGVHSAFIYHQPKYGTHVYLTNDGTGALHIVDIGDPYRPREVAQWRTPRPDPGRLLHDVDVKDGLAYLAYWNDGVVILDVGNGVRGGSPSNPQFVSQYKYDLNELYRDVEATSGPGFIRGTHTAWRHKDYVFTADEVFPAAPVRGAKDAAAGRAYGRLQVLDVSDLEHPRAVAWYEPEFGGVHNVWVAGDTLYMGAYNAGFRAFDISGDLRGDLRAQGREIAHLNTADLEGKVPNSTMTWGVVVKDGLAYVNDMHNGLWIVRIEPPPAAGPLLP